The Tenebrio molitor chromosome 5, icTenMoli1.1, whole genome shotgun sequence genome has a segment encoding these proteins:
- the LOC138131735 gene encoding uncharacterized protein → MNMFQTVFAILFLYTTNSNCEETTTQPDSEDEDSRTLDESIRLYGPLRNYVELGLPGPDLTKVELSVAQDAKFENDGSGNYFFEFRATTKYFVYIARYEKGELQMIAENSTLRVKGQFSEKFEREKGGDYVRTVGYTTDENGYKTFLLDLSTAVIKYRPVPGNVFLVGRPKIRISSTVLASLSGGNLG, encoded by the exons ATGAATATG TTCCAGACAGTCTTCGCTATACTGTTCTTGTACACAACTAACAGTAATTGTGAAGAGACCACAACGCAACCAGACAGTGAAGACGAAGATAGTCGCACTCTCGACGAAAGTATCAGACTTTACGGTCCTCTTCGAAACTACGTAGAACTCGGTTTGCCTGGACCTGATCTAACTAAGGTTGAACTAAGTGTGGCACAGGatgcaaaatttgaaaatgatgGTTCGGGAAATTACTTTTTTGA ATTTCGAGCAACCacgaaatattttgtttacattgcgCGGTACGAAAAAGGAGAGTTACAAATGATCGCAGAAAATTCCACCTTGAGGGTCAAAGGacaattttctgaaaaattcgAAAGGGAAAAAGGTGGTGACTACGTTAGGACTGTGGGTTACACGACCGACGAAAATGGTTACAAGACGTTCTTGTTGGATCTGTCAACCGCTGTGATTAAATATCGGCCGGTCCCTGGTAATGTCTTCCTTGTGGGTCGACCAAAAATTCGTATTTCATCCACAGTGCTTGCCTCATTAAGTGGAGGAAATTTAGGTTGA
- the LOC138131413 gene encoding uncharacterized protein, whose translation MAEDQDFLNETITQFGPPVDYKKLGLPGPQILTDRAKLSDMNTITNGLPGPFILKLRTVTDYFSYNGRYEEGKLNKNGNEASPVIKGQFGEHFKRNTGGYYIRTIGYTLDENGFRQFLIDISTAKTTLKETVLPVPISGGDIGTPSGEKVTISSTVLATLTEGNTFG comes from the exons ATGGCAGAAGATCAGGATTTCTTAAACGAAACAATTACACAATTCGGCCCTCCAGTAGACTATAAGAAACTTGGTTTGCCAGGTCCCCAGATTCTTACGGATAGAGCAAAACTTTCAGACATGAATACAATAACGAATGGTCTACCAGGAccgtttattttaaa ATTGCGAACAGTCACCGACTACTTCAGCTACAACGGCCGTTATGAGGAAGggaaattgaacaaaaacgGCAACGAAGCTAGTCCAGTCATTAAGGGACAGTTTGGAgaacattttaaaagaaacactGGAGGTTATTACATTCGCACCATTGGTTACACCTTAGACGAAAATGGCTTTCGTCAATTCCTCATTGATATTTCAACGGCTAAGACTACACTGAAAGAAACAGTATTGCCGGTTCCAATTAGTGGCGGTGACATAGGAACTCCAAGTGGAGAAAAAGTAACAATTTCGTCTACTGTCCTTGCGACCTTGACGGAGGGAAATACGTTTGGCTAA
- the LOC138131412 gene encoding uncharacterized protein, translating into MKLILASVISVITLYCPCEQTSTINPEVDDEDSRILNETFAKYGLFYNYTDLDLPGPELLTDDDKFSMENMIATNSTGNYTLRLRTITEHFSYNGRYEVGGIKNIEDLEVSVVKGQFGEHFERKIGGYYIRTVGYQLDEQGYRQFLIDLSVAVSTEEEETLSEEEEEGEIVPFGGKVSISTTLLITLNGGSIG; encoded by the exons ATGAAACTG ATTCTGGCAAGTGTGATAAGTGTTATTACATTGTATTGCCCATGCGAACAAACATCGACCATCAATCCAGAAGTTGACGATGAAGATAGCAGGATTCTGAATGAAACTTTTGCCAAATACGGTCTGTTTTACAATTACACAGACCTGGATTTACCAGGTCCAGAACTACTTACTGACGATGATAAATTCTCAATGGAAAACATGATTGCAACAAATAGTACCGGCAATTACACTTTGAG GTTAAGGACAATAACTGAACATTTTAGTTACAACGGTCGTTATGAAGTTGGCGGAATAAAAAACATCGAAGATTTAGAAGTATCAGTAGTTAAAGGACAGTTCGGTGAACATTTCGAAAGGAAAATTGGAGGGTACTACATTCGTACTGTTGGCTACCAATTGGATGAGCAAGGATATCGACAGTTTCTGATTGACCTGTCTGTTGCTGTAAGcacagaagaagaagaaacatTATCTGAAGAAGAGGAGGAGGGAGAAATTGTACCATTTGGAGGGAAAGTGTCGATTTCTACAACATTGTTAATCACGTTAAATGGTGGAAGTATTGGCTAG